The Molothrus ater isolate BHLD 08-10-18 breed brown headed cowbird chromosome 1, BPBGC_Mater_1.1, whole genome shotgun sequence genome includes a window with the following:
- the WASHC5 gene encoding WASH complex subunit 5 has protein sequence MVDFLAENNLCGQAILRIVSCGNAIIAELLRLSEFIPGVFRLKDKADQQKYGDIIFDFSYFKGPETCEGKLEAKPELLDLDEEFRENNIEILTRFYLAFQSVHKYIVDLNRYLDDLNEGIYIQQTLETVLLNEDGKQLLCEALYLYGVMLLVIDQKIEGEVRERMLVSYYRYSAARSSADSNLDDICKLLRSTGYSSQPGAKRPPNYPESYFSRVPISETFISMVIGRLRSDDIYNQVSAYPLPEHRSTALATQAAMLYVILYFDPSILHTQQAKMREIVDKYFPDNWVISIYMGITVNLAEAWEPYKAAKTALNYTLDLSNVKEQASRYAAVTERVHTQVQQFLKEGCLREELVLDNIPKLLNCLRDCNVAIRWLMLHTADTTCDPNNKRLRQIKDQILTDSRYNSRILFQLLLDTAQFEFILKEMFKQMLSEKQAKWENYKKEGSERMTELADVFSGVKPLTRVEKNENLQAWFREISKQIMSLNYDDSTAAGRKTVQLIQALEEVQEFHQLESNLQVCQFLADTRKFLHQMIRTINIKEEVLITMQIVGDLSYAWQLIDSFTSIMQDSIRVSPSMVTKLRATFLKLASALDLPLLRINQANSPDLLSVSQYYSGELVSYVRKVLQIIPESMFTSLLKIIKLQTHDIIEVPTRLDKDKLRDYAQLGPRYEVAKLTHAISIFTEGILMMKTTLVGIIKVDPKQLLEDGIRKELVKRVALALHRGLIFNPRAKPSELMPKLKEMAATMDGFHRSFEYIQDYVNIYGLKIWQEEVSRIINYNVEQECNNFLRTKIQDWQSIYQSTHIPIPKFTPVDESVTFIGRLCREILRITDPKITCYIDQMNTWYDIKTHQEVTNSRLFSEIQDTLGTFGLNGLDRLLCFMIVKELQNFLSMFQKNILRDRSVQDTLKALMSAVSPLKGIIANSNKVYSAAIAKTQKIWTAYLDSIMKVGQMQILRRQITNQLNYSCRFDSKHLAAALENLNKAILADIEAHYQNPLLPYPKEDNTLLYEITAYLEAAGIHNPLNKIYITTKRLPYFPTVNFLFLISQFPKLQYNRNLGVVCKRPADQIDWLPLVLGLLTLLKQFHSRYTEQFLALIGQFIRSTMEQCTSQKIPEMPADVVGALMFLEDYIRYTKLPRKVVEAHVPSFIFDEFRTVL, from the exons ggGCCTGAGACATGTGAAGGCAAACTGGAAGCCAAGCCTGAGTTACTGGATTTAGATGAAGAATTTCGTGAAAACAACATTGAAATTTTGACAAGATTTTATTTAGCTTTTCAGAGTGTACATAAATACATTGTAGATTTAAACAG ATACTTAGATGACCTCAATGAAGGAATTTACATTCAGCAAACATTAGAAACCGTCCTCCTTAATGAAGATGGAAAACAGCTTCTA TGTGAAGCCCTGTATTTATACGGAGTCATGCTACTGGTCATTGACCAGAAGATTGAAGGAGaagtcagagaaagaatgttgGTTTCCTACTACCGCTACAG TGCAGCCCGATCTTCTGCTGACTCCAATTTAGATGACATTTGTAAATTGCTTCGAAGCACTGGATACTCGAGCCAGCCTGGAGCTAAAAGACCTCCAAACTACCCTGAGAGTTACTTCAGCAGGGTTCCTATAAGTGAAACATTCATTAGCATGGTTATCGGCCGCTTGCGGTCAGATGACATTTACAACCAG GTTTCAGCATATCCATTACCAGAACACcgcagcactgccctggctaCTCAGGCTGCTATGCTCTATGTGATACTGTATTTTGACCCTTCTATTCTTCACACTCAACAAGCAAAAATGAGAGAGATTGTGGATAAATACTTTCCAGATAATTGg GTCATTAGCATTTACATGGGAATCACTGTCAATCTGGCAGAAGCGTGGGAACCCTACAAAGCTGCTAAAACTGCCCTCAACTACACACTGGATCTTTCAAATGTCAAAGAGCAG GCCAGCAGGTACGCTGCAGTGACGGAGCGAGTGCACACGCAGGTGCAGCAGTTCCTCAAGGAGGGCTGTCTGAgggaggagctggtgctggacaACATTCCCAAGCTGCTGAATTGCCTGCGAGACTGCAACGTGGCCATCCGCTGGCTGATGCTGCACACTGCAGACACCA CTTGTGATCCAAATAACAAACGTCTCCGCCAGATAAAGGATCAAATTTTAACAGACTCAAGGTACAATTCCAGgatccttttccagcttcttcTGGATACAGCTCAATTtgaattcattttaaaagag ATGTTCAAGCAGATGCTGTCAGAAAAACAAGCGAAATGGGAGAACTATAAAAAAGAGGGATCTGAAAGGATGACTGAGCTTGCTGATGTCTTCTCAGGAGTTAAACCTCTTACTAGAGTGGAGAAAAATg AAAATCTACAGGCTTGGTTCAGAGAAATCTCCAAGCAAATAATGTCTCTGAACTATGATGATTCcactgcagcaggcagaaaaacCGTGCAGCTAATACAGGCTTTGGAAGAG gtCCAAGAGTTTCACCAGCTGGAAAGTAACCTGCAAGTGTGCCAGTTTCTGGCTGACACCCGTAAATTTCTCCATCAGATGATCCGAACTATCAACATTAAAGAAGAGGTCTTGATCACCATGCAGATAGTTGGTGATCTTTCCTATGCTTGGCAACTAATTGACAG CTTTACATCTATTATGCAAGACAGCATAAGAGTCAGTCCATCTATGGTAACTAAACTCAGAGCCACTTTCCTAAAG CTTGCTTCTGCTCTTGATTTGCCACTTCTCCGCATCAATCAAGCGAACAGTCCCGACCTCCTCAGTGTGTCCCAGTATTACTCCGGAGAACTGGTCTCCTATGTTAGAAAG GTTCTACAGATAATTCCAGAAAGCATGTTTACATCTCTTCTCAAAATCATAAAGCTCCAGACTCACGATATTATTGAAGTGCCTACTCGCCTTGATAAGGACAAGCTACGAGATTATGCTCAGCTGGGACCACGATATGAG gTTGCCAAGCTAACCCATGCAATTTCAATCTTCACTGAAGGTATCCTCATGATGAAAACTACTTTAGTTGGTATCATCAAG GTGGACCCAAAACAGTTACTAGAGGATGGAATAAGGAAGGAGCTGGTAAAACGGGTGGCCCTGGCTCTTCACAGGGGCCTCATCTTTAATCCTAGAGCCAAG CCAAGTGAACTCATGCCCAAACTGAAGGAAATGGCAGCTACAATGGATGGGTTCCATCGATCATTTGAATATATCCAGGATTATGTCAACATATATGGTTTAAAAATTTGGCAGGAGGAAGTGTCTCGTATTATTAACTACAACGTGGAGCAGGAGTGCAATAACTTCTTAAGAACAAAG aTTCAAGACTGGCAAAGTATATACCAGTCTACTCATATTCCTATACCAAAATTCACACCTGTGGATGAATCTGTAACATTTATTGGTCGTCTTTGCAGAGAAATCCTGAGGATCACAGACCCAAA aatcACGTGTTACATCGATCAGATGAATACCTGGTATGATATCAAAACTCATCAGGAAGTAACCAATAGTCGTCTCTTCTCAGAGATCCAAGATACTTTGGGTACCTTTGGTCTCAATGGCTTAGACAGGCTGCTGTGTTTCATGATTGTAAAGGAGCTGCAG aATTTCCTGAGcatgtttcagaaaaatatattgcGTGACAGGTCAGTACAAGATACCTTAAAAGCACTCATGAGTGCTGTCAGTCCCCTCAAAGGAATCATAG CAAATTCAAACAAGGTTTATTCTGCAGCTATTGCAAAAACACAGAAGATCTGGACAGCTTATTTAGACTCCATAATGAAG GTTGGTCAGATGCAGATTTTAAGGCGACAGATTACCAATCAATTAAATTATTCCTGCAGGTTTGACTCCAAGCatttggctgctgctttggaaaatcTCAATAA agCAATACTGGCTGACATTGAAGCACATTATCAGAACCCATTACTACCTTATCCTAAAGAAGACAACACTCTTTTATATGAAATCACAGCTTATCTGGAAGCTGCTGGCATTCACAATCCATTAAATAAG atCTACATAACAACAAAACGTCTGCCATATTTTCCCACCGTCAACTTCCTATTCCTCATTTCTCAGTTTCCCAAACTTCAGTACAACAGAAATTTAG GAGTGGTGTGCAAGCGGCCAGCTGATCAAATTGACTGGCTGCCTTTGGTTCTGGGGCTGCTTACCCTGTTGAAACAGTTCCACTCAAGATACACAGAACAATTTTTGGCTCTGATTGGTCAGTTTATTCGTTCAACGATGGAGCAGTGCACAAG CCAGAAGATTCCAGAAATGCCTGCTGATGTAGTGGGTGCCCTCATGTTCCTGGAAGATTACATTCGATACACCAAGTTACCAAGAAAG GTTGTTGAAGCACACGTGCCAAGCTTCATTTTTGATGAATTCAGAACTGTTCTATGA